DNA from Nitrospira sp.:
ACGGCTGAACACGCGAAACCTCATGTGCAGCCTCCTGAAAAAACAGATCTTCCAACGACGCTTTATGCGGCGTCACAGAGAGGAGCCGCCCTCCTTGACGCCTGATCTCGCCCACCACGACATCCACCGCATCCGGGTTTGGTAAGACGATCAGGCATTGCTGGCCCTGTTGCAGCACACGCGTGGCAAGTGAGTGGATGAAGGCATTGCCTTCCGCCTTGATCTGCCGACACACGATCTCCACGGACTGCGTATGGTCTTGCCGGACCAGTTCATCGACCCGCCCACTGGCGAGCAACCGTCCCTTCATCACAATGCCGACACGGTCGCAGATCATTTCCACATCATGCAAAATGTGTGTGCTGAAAAAGATCGTCTTGCCTCGATCGCGCAGGCTCAGAATCAGGTCTCGCACCTGTTTTCTCCCGACCGGGTCTAACCCGGTCATCGGCTCGTCGAGGATGACGAGTTCCGGATCATGAATCAGCGCTTGAGCGAGTCCGATGCGTTGCAACATCCCCTTCGAAAATTTGCGCAATTGCCTGGTTCGCGCGTCGCTGAGCCCGACGAGGCGCAACAAATCGGTCACCCGCTGGGTAATGACCGCACGTTCCAATCCGGCAAGTTGCCCGTAAAAGCCGAGAAACTCCTCGGCCGTGAGATAGTCGTAAAAATAGGGCGACTCCGGCAAGAAACCGATCCGGCTGCGGGTAGCCACATCGCCTGCAGGCTGTCCCAGCAAGAGCGCACGTCCGCTGGTCGCACGGACCAAGCCCATGAGAATTTTCAATGTCGTCGTCTTGCCGGCCCCATTTGGGCCAAGAAAACCAAAAATTTCTCCTCGCTCGACCGTCAAAGAAAGCCCATCAAGCGCCACGAACGGCGGTCGCCCAGGCCAGCCGGGAGCATACGACTTTGTAAGACCCTCGATGACGATGTCGTTCACAAGACAATTCCTCCTCACTGTAGAGCAGGCTGTTGCGTGGCGATTGAGTCAGGTTCTGCTTGAGGACGGGATCCCCCTGTCCCTACTCGGCAGGCCACCTTTTCATGAATGCGAAGCCGTTCGCGCTTAGACGTCACACCGACCGAACCGGTCATATAATCGATTTGGTATTGACCACCTAACGGATCCACAGGCAGCTGCTGAATCACGCCGTGCAACAACAGATCGTCAAGCTTCGCCGGAACCTGCCCATACTTGGCCCGGTAACGGCGGACACCCTCTTCCAGGAACCGCAGATCCTTCTCCTGAACAATTTCTTTCATCCTGTCGACAAGGGCCTCACGAACCCGTTCATCAGTCACGGTGCGAGAGAATCGATCGAGGAATTCGAGCGCCGCAGTGGGATCACCACTCTCAACCGTCATGCGGGCAGCCAAGCGGGGGAGATATGCCGGAGCACCAGGCACCTGCGCCGCAATTCGAAGATATTCTCCACCAGCAATCGGATTGCAGAGTTCATAATAAGAGATGTATCCGGCCAAAAACGGCAGCTGCCAAGTCGACTGGTTGTGGCTGATGCCCTTGCTCAAGATGGCAAGCCCTTCCTCATGACGACCGACCAGGACCCCAAGGAAAATCCCGGTCGCCTGATAGGGAGGGACAAACGTGGGATCCAAATCCGTCAATACATCGACGGCATGGTAGGTCCAACGATATCCAAGCTGCGTATCGCGTTTCGCTCCGATGTGCTGGACTGCCTGCAGCCAAATCAGGTCCGCAACCACCTGCCGGTAACCGAGTACTGCCAACTTCAAATATTCCCCCTTGGGGAGATAGGCCAGCTGCTCAGCCCGCGCAATCGCATTCCGTTCATGATCCAGAACATGGAGCAGTCCTGATGCCACGGCCAACAGGCTCAGCCCGCAGAAGGCATGGAGCACTCCCCGCTTCACTGCCGCAATGGATCCGGCGAGCTTCACCCGGCTGACTCCTTTTCTCCAACGGCAGTTCGGAGGGCGGTGACGTCGACATTCAGGAATACATGGTCGAGACTATTTTTCTGCCACTGCTTGTAGCGCGTTTGACGTTCCTGAATTTCACGCAGCTGAGCCTTCGCGCCTTCCACCTGGCCCTCATCAACCCACAATTGAGCCAGCAGTACGCGCGCCGGAAGAAAATTCGGTTCTAAGGTTTCCGCCTCTTTCGCTCGACGCTCGGCCTCGCCCCGTTTTCCAAGCTGCCAGTAGAGCCGTGCTTGTTCGTATCGATACATCGCCGAGAACGGTGCCAATTGGATGGCTTGCTCATAGACCAGTACCGCGGCAGCCAACCAAACTCTTCGTTGTTCATTCGAAATCCCAGAGGTGTATGGAGCCCGTGCAGCCGAAACGTAGAGTTGTCCCAACAGGCCTAACAAGCGACCGTCCAGCGGGTTCAGTGCGATGGCTTCCTTGAACTCTGCATGGGCGTCTTGGAATGCCCTGTTCTCGCCCGTTGTCTCAAACACCCTCGCGTAGACCGACCCGAGACCGTGATGGTACAGCGATTTTCCGGGGTCCAAAGCGACCGCGTCCTTCAATCTCTTGATCGCCGCATTCGTTTCTCCCGCCATGGCATGGCGGGAGGCAGACTCGAACGTCATCCAGGCAAGCCCGAACCGAATCACTTCCATACAGACTATCAACAACAGGCTCGCCGCACTGATTCCCCACAGGATTCGCGAACGGATCAATATGACGTGAACGGGAAACGGTTCGCCCCTGACCAAACGCCCGGCGGACACAATCAATGCGCCACAGAGAACCAGCATGATCGCAATAGCTGACTCCCGGAGGCTCGAATCGAGTGCGGCATGGACCAGAAGCGCAACTCCCCCACCACTCCCCCCAACCATGAGGCTTCTCTGCCAACGCAACAGTCGTCCCCGCAACACTTGCATCAACTCTCTCGCCAACATAACGATCCCGAGCACAAACAGGAGGATCGCTGCTGGCCCCATCTCGACACCCATTTGCAGATAATCGTTGTGCGGGGTCTGCGCGACCTTTCCATAGCGAGAAATTTCCCCTTCCACAGGGAAGGCATAGCGGGGATATGTGTACTGATAGAGTCCCAGGCCGATTCCGAACGGATGGTCGATCATTTGGCGAACGGCCCCTTGCCACATCCGCCAACGAGCATAGGCAGCAGGATTCTGCTGATGTTCAGCGAACACACGATCGCGGAACGGCGAGGGAATCAGGAGAACAATGACAACAAGAAGTACACCGCAGGTACCCGCTGTTTTCCAGCCACGGCGGATGGTCAGAATGAATATCGTCGCCACAAACAAGACGACCATGCCACCCCGAGACTGAGTCAACAGGACCGCGAAGAGTACGCCGCACAATGCCGAACCAAGGCCAAACCACCAGATCACGGCTGGCACCGACGACATGAAAAACATCGACCGTCGTCGATATCCATACAGTGCGCAACTCAGGAGGATCGCCCAGGTTACCGTGAGGTATCCGGCCAGAAAATTCGGGTTGAAGAAGGTTCCACTAGGCCTCGCAACCTGCCACGCCAGTCCTTGCATGATGGCCCAGCCCGCTTCGCCTAAACCCATCAGCACGATCATCACGGCCAACGTACGAACATGCTCCCACCGGTCAATGAAAGAGACAAGCAAATAGAAAAACGTGACGTACCCGACGATCATCAGTAGCCATTGCCGACTCGGATGAGCATAGGGCGAGAAGAGCGTCGCCACCATGGCAAGACCGACAAACGACAATACAAGGTATCCCATCGGAAGCGCCGGCACGGTGAGAGTTCCATTTCGAATTCCCTTCGCCAGAACGACTCCCAGCCACAGCGCAATCAACAAGCGAATGACCATCTGGGCCTGGTGAGTCGTTCCTCCCTCCTGAAGCGGCGAGAAGATTACGAGTGCACCGATCACTACTAGGGGAATGCCAGAGAGGATTTTCATTGCCGTTATCCGAACAGTCGACGCAAGAGCGCCCTCAAGCTGTATCAGAGACCTGACAATTGACAAAGAAAATTTGAATACTAATGCGTGGAGCAGGGGATCGTAAGAGGATTTCCCTGGTGCTGAACGGAGCCTACATTGACACATCAGACAGAACGAACACGGGGAAGGGACATGGTCCCTCCCCCGTACCGAAGCCCACCTTCAAGGAATCGTTACTGGATCACATCATCAGGAACAGCCTGGGTCAGCCCCCCCTTGACATCATTCACCGACCAACCGTCGATGGTTGGATCATTGTCGATGCTGGCCACTGCCGAAGCCGTGAAGCCCACCGCGCCGGCCGCCGTGCTGGCATTAGATGGCACTGCCGGAGCCGCGTCGGACGACGCCGTACAGCCAGCCGGAGCACCGCAACTTATCTGATCATAAGGGGTGGTCATGCCAACCGTATAGACCGCACCGCCAGATGGAGCATTTCCGCCAGGAGCAGGACTGCGATAGGTGTAACGGTTCGTCGTCCCGGCCAGGGCGTACCCGATTTCAGAAAAGCTTCCGTATCGAGATTGTTCACTGAGATAGGCTGTCTCCGCCACGAAAATCGCGCCGAGGTTAGTCTTGGCTTCCGACTGTCTTGACTTCGCCTGGTAGCGCAAGAAGTTGGGAATGGCGATCGCCGCCAAGATACCGATGATCGCCACGACGATCATCAACTCAATCAAGGTAAAACCCTTTTGCCCTTTGACTTGCTTCAACATGGATGTCCTCCCTTTCCTATTGTTGTTCCTTCATCCCGGCACTGACGTTCTTTCACGGCTCGTTTCACAAAACAGCTTGTTCAAGCCTAGCAGATCAGGGGAAAAGCAGATTCTGTGCCCAACACCTCCTTCCTAATTTCTTTACGATTTCTCAGCCACTTATGACTGCTGGGTATGCGATCTCGGTAACCAACACCTTTATCGGTTCCCTTTTTCCGTCATCTTCTGCCAAGTTTTGGCGCACTACCACCGTTCTCAGCTTGAAACATCGTTGGGCTGTGCCCCGCTCAATCCTTGTTTCGCATCGTTGACATACCACCCGTCGTGCGTGGCATCACCGTCGAGGTTCGCCGCTGCGGTCGCGGTAAACCCTGTCATAGATGTCGTCGCGTTCCCGACCGTTCCGGTGAAGGTCACAACTCCTGCCATGGGAACTTCCGTCTGAATCGTATCGCAACTGCCTGAGGCCCCACAGAGATTGCCGCCGTTCGGACCAAGCCCGGCACCAACACCCGCACCTGTTCGATAGGTGTAGCGATTTGTCGCATTACCAGCCAAGACAAAGCCGATATCCGAGAAATTCCCAAACTGCTCCCGCTCGCTGAAAAACGCCGTCTCCGCCACGAAAATTGCTACCAGATTCGACCGCGCCTCCGCCTGAGTCGCCTGTACCCGGTATCGAAGAAAATTCGGCATTGCGATGGCTGCCACAATGCCCAAGATAGCAACCACAATCATTAATTCGATCAGTGTGAACCCTCGGTCTTTCGATAGCATCACGATCGCGCAGAGTCACAGGTTTCGTAGAAAACCATTTTTGTCTTCCCTTCTCGATGAGCACACTACAAAGATACGCCCTCTATAAGCAGACCCTATGCCAAAGAACTCCCCTATACAGAACAGCTCATAACATATTGTCGTTATTGAATTTTTCAGTTGATACCTTGCGTCGTAACAGAACGAGTCCGATCAGGAATGTTGAATCTGGAAAGAAAAGTGCCAAAATTTGGCTGAAGCGAACAGCCTCGGTCGTCACGCCCCTCCCGAAGACGAAGGTGGCTGTAACTCTATTTTCAGGATCAGTCAAACGAGTGAGGCTTGCCCGAGAGGGAAAAGAACTGCGAGCGAAAAGGCGGACTGGTCGGCGAGGGATTAATTATTGGGTCGATGTGGTCGTCTTACGGTCGGAAACGCGGCGAATGGCCTGACGGATGCGTTCTTCTTTGGTGGGATCGCCCAAACCAAGTTCACGGAAACGCTGCATCAGCTTGTCGTTCGAGGGATCGAGTTCCAGTGAATGCAAAAGGGCTTCTCGCCCCTCAGAAAAGGATTGTTGTTTCAAATAAATCTCACCCAGGTGCTCATAGATCACGGGATCATCACCGACCAACGCCACAGCCCGCTTCATTTCAGTCAAGGCTTCGGTCAGTAACCCCTTCTTGAAGAAGGCCCAGGCGAGACTATCGACGTAATACCCGTTGGTCGGCCGGAGTGCGACGGCCTGCTTCGTCAGCCTAATCGCCTCTTCGATTTTCACGCCACGTTCCGCATAGCTATAGCCCAGGTAGTTCAGCGCATCCGCGTGATGGGGATCCAATGTGAGCGTCTCCTCCATCGCCTTCACCACATCGTCGAACCGGTTCAATTTGTCGTAGGCCGTACCGGCATTGAAATGCAGGTCCGCGTTGTCCGGATTGTAGCGAATCCCTTCCAGGAAGGCCTGAAGGGACGGTTCATATTGCTCCGCTTGAAAATGCGAGAGCCCGAGGACGATATGGGCCTCCGGCTGCTTGGGATTCAATCGGCTGGCCTCTCGAAGGTGTTGGATCGCATCGGCATAGTGCTTGAGTCGATACTGCAATATCCCCAGATGCAGGTGCCCCTCGAAATACGACGGCTCCAACGTAAGATTGTGCCGGTAGGCGTCGATCGCCTTGGCGTAATCCTTGGTCTCTTCATACAGGTACCCCAGATAGTCGCGCACCTTGAGTTCAGCCGGACGCACCGTGAGGATCTGATTCAACTGTTGAATGGCCTTGGGATAGTTTTTCTGCTCTCCGTAGACGAGCCCCATCCTGAGTTGGGCATCGAGATCCGACGGATCCTCCGCCAGCATTCCCTCCAACTCTTGAAGCGCTTCGTCATACTGTTTCGCCGACACTTGCAGCCGAATGAGGTGGTGTCGGATTTCCCGATTCTTGGGATTCACTCCCTGCAAGTATCGGCGATAGATGTCGATAGCTTTCTCACGGTCTTGCTTCGCTTCGTAGACCGACCCCAATGCCACGTACGCCGGCTCAAACGCCGGATTCAACGTGACCGCCTGCTCGAAATGCGCCGTCGCCCGATCAAAATCCCTTGCCTCGACCCCAATTCGACCTAAATAGTAATAGCCCACCGCCGAGTCGGGGCTCACCTTGATCCCGGACCGAATCGTGTCTTCCGCTTCGGCGTACTGTTTCTGGTTGGCGAGCAACAATCCCTTGGCAAAGAAATGTTCGCTTCGCTGCGGCTCCTGCTGGATGGCGCGATTGAACAACCGCAACGCCTTATCCGGCTTTCCTGCGGCGGCATACATTCCGCCGATTTGACCGAGCATCTGGGCGTCCAAATCCGGCGCATCGGCCACTTCATCGGCAAACCGCACGGCTGCAGGCACATCTCCGGCCGCGAAATACAGCACGGCCAGCCGAGCCTTCAGATAATTGGACGAAGGATCGGTCTGAAGCGCGAGTTGATACTCCTTAATAGCTTGCTCCGTCTCCTGCTCCAACTCGGCCTGATACCCGAGCATGAAGTGATACGAGGCACGGGAATCGGAAGATGGTGCCATGGCACGGGGAGGCGTCGGCGAAACCGTCGGGACCACAGGCGGAGCGGGACGAGCGGTCGGGGCGCTGTGACAGGCCGCAGCGAAGCACGAGAGGGCGGCCAGCAGAACCGCCGCGCTCCTCACCCCGGCACCCCCTCGCGGGACGCACGGTCGCCGAAAATCTTCACCCAATCGTTGCACAATCGTCCGCTCGACTTGCAGGGAAGCGCCCGAGGAAAGTGAATGAACTGCTGTGAATTATACCGGCCCAAGAAAGGAAGCGTCAAACAGACTCGCGACTCTCCAGACTCTCGAACTTGGCGAACCGATCGTGAAAGAACAATTCTCGTTTCCCGATCGGACCGTTGCGATGTTTGCTGACCAAAATATCGGCGATTCCTTTCCGCTCCGTACCTGGTTCGTAGACTTCTTCGCGGTAGATGAACATGACCACGTCGGCATCCTGTTCGATGGCGCCGCTTTCCCGCAGATCGGCCAGCATTGGAATCGGCGGCTTCCTGGCTTCGACGGCACGGCTCAACTGCGAGAGCGCGATGACTGGGACGTTGAGTTCTTTCGCCAGACTTTTCAAGGAACGCGAAATGTCGGAAATTTCCTGTTGTCGCGACTCAGCATCGCTCTTTCCCTGCATGAGTTGCAAATAGTCCACGATGAGCAAATCAAGGCCGCGTTCCGCCTTGAGCCGCCTGGCCTTCCCGCGCATCTGCTGCACCGTCACGGCTCCCGAGTCATCGATGAAGATCGGCGCTTGTTCCAACTTGCCGGCTGCTTCCGCCAATCGCCACCAGTCTTCCTTTTGCAGCCTGCCGGTCCGGAGCGCGTGTGAATCGACGCGGGCCTCGGAACTCAACATACGGAGCACGAGTTGCGGCTTCGACATTTCGAGGCTGAAGATCCCGACGACGGTGCTGGCATGGAGGGCGGCATGTTGCGCCATGCCGAGCGCCAGGCTCGTCTTGCCCATGCTCGGGCGTCCGGCAATGACGATCAGATCCGAGGGTTGCAGCCCCGCCGTGAGATCGTCCAGGTCGTAGTATCCGGTCGGCACACCGGTCACCCGTTCCTTCCGCTTGGACAATCGGTCTACCACATCCAGGCTTTCCTTGATGATCTGGTTCACCGGCGTGAAGGAGCGATCAAGCTTTCCCTGCGCGAGACCGAAGACCGAGCGCTCGGCAAAGTCGAGTAGCTCGTCGACCGCCGCCGTGCCGTCATACCCGCGGGTAATCACTTCCGTCGAGGTCTGAATGAGTCCACGCAACAGCGCCTTATCGCGCACGATCTTGCTGTGGTAGCGAATGTTGGCGGCCGTCGGCACCACCTGCACGAGTTCAGCCAGATAGGCCGATCCTCCGACCGCATCGAGTTCGGAGCGTCCCTTCAGACATTCCGTCAACGTGATTTGGTCGATTACCTCGCCCCGATCGGATAGGTCCAGCATCGCTTGATAGATCTTGCGGTGCGCGGTCCGGTAAAACTCCTCATCCGTCAGGATCTCCATGGCCTTGGCCATGGCCTGGTTGTCCAATAGAATGGCGCCCAGGACCGACTGTTCGGCCTCGACATTCTGCGGGGGCAACTTGGGAGAGGTCAGATCGACGGCGGAGAGCGACTTCATGCCCGACTCCTTCGCCGCATGCGTGTGTGAACG
Protein-coding regions in this window:
- a CDS encoding Efflux ABC transporter, ATP-binding protein, which encodes MNDIVIEGLTKSYAPGWPGRPPFVALDGLSLTVERGEIFGFLGPNGAGKTTTLKILMGLVRATSGRALLLGQPAGDVATRSRIGFLPESPYFYDYLTAEEFLGFYGQLAGLERAVITQRVTDLLRLVGLSDARTRQLRKFSKGMLQRIGLAQALIHDPELVILDEPMTGLDPVGRKQVRDLILSLRDRGKTIFFSTHILHDVEMICDRVGIVMKGRLLASGRVDELVRQDHTQSVEIVCRQIKAEGNAFIHSLATRVLQQGQQCLIVLPNPDAVDVVVGEIRRQGGRLLSVTPHKASLEDLFFQEAAHEVSRVQPSMCSGRAS
- a CDS encoding TPR domain protein; this translates as MLGYQAELEQETEQAIKEYQLALQTDPSSNYLKARLAVLYFAAGDVPAAVRFADEVADAPDLDAQMLGQIGGMYAAAGKPDKALRLFNRAIQQEPQRSEHFFAKGLLLANQKQYAEAEDTIRSGIKVSPDSAVGYYYLGRIGVEARDFDRATAHFEQAVTLNPAFEPAYVALGSVYEAKQDREKAIDIYRRYLQGVNPKNREIRHHLIRLQVSAKQYDEALQELEGMLAEDPSDLDAQLRMGLVYGEQKNYPKAIQQLNQILTVRPAELKVRDYLGYLYEETKDYAKAIDAYRHNLTLEPSYFEGHLHLGILQYRLKHYADAIQHLREASRLNPKQPEAHIVLGLSHFQAEQYEPSLQAFLEGIRYNPDNADLHFNAGTAYDKLNRFDDVVKAMEETLTLDPHHADALNYLGYSYAERGVKIEEAIRLTKQAVALRPTNGYYVDSLAWAFFKKGLLTEALTEMKRAVALVGDDPVIYEHLGEIYLKQQSFSEGREALLHSLELDPSNDKLMQRFRELGLGDPTKEERIRQAIRRVSDRKTTTSTQ
- a CDS encoding Replicative DNA helicase (DnaB), which encodes MKSLSAVDLTSPKLPPQNVEAEQSVLGAILLDNQAMAKAMEILTDEEFYRTAHRKIYQAMLDLSDRGEVIDQITLTECLKGRSELDAVGGSAYLAELVQVVPTAANIRYHSKIVRDKALLRGLIQTSTEVITRGYDGTAAVDELLDFAERSVFGLAQGKLDRSFTPVNQIIKESLDVVDRLSKRKERVTGVPTGYYDLDDLTAGLQPSDLIVIAGRPSMGKTSLALGMAQHAALHASTVVGIFSLEMSKPQLVLRMLSSEARVDSHALRTGRLQKEDWWRLAEAAGKLEQAPIFIDDSGAVTVQQMRGKARRLKAERGLDLLIVDYLQLMQGKSDAESRQQEISDISRSLKSLAKELNVPVIALSQLSRAVEARKPPIPMLADLRESGAIEQDADVVMFIYREEVYEPGTERKGIADILVSKHRNGPIGKRELFFHDRFAKFESLESRESV
- a CDS encoding pilin, producing the protein MLSKDRGFTLIELMIVVAILGIVAAIAMPNFLRYRVQATQAEARSNLVAIFVAETAFFSEREQFGNFSDIGFVLAGNATNRYTYRTGAGVGAGLGPNGGNLCGASGSCDTIQTEVPMAGVVTFTGTVGNATTSMTGFTATAAANLDGDATHDGWYVNDAKQGLSGAQPNDVSS